The following are from one region of the Mesorhizobium sp. B2-8-5 genome:
- the pal gene encoding peptidoglycan-associated lipoprotein Pal: MGRIAALTRNPAMIALVAALAITGCASKKTPNSAADLGLNGAGAATPGSAQDFTVNIGDRIFFDTDSSSIRADAQTTLARQAQWLNQYRQYAIVIEGHADERGTREYNLALGARRAAATRDFLVSKGVSAGRLKTISYGKERPVAVCDDISCWSQNRRAVTTLSGAGS, translated from the coding sequence ATGGGCCGTATCGCAGCACTTACCCGAAACCCGGCCATGATCGCGCTGGTGGCGGCTCTCGCCATTACCGGTTGCGCCTCGAAGAAGACCCCGAACAGCGCGGCCGATCTCGGCCTCAACGGTGCCGGTGCCGCTACGCCGGGTTCCGCGCAGGACTTCACCGTCAACATCGGCGACCGCATCTTCTTCGATACCGATTCCTCGTCGATCCGCGCCGATGCGCAGACCACGCTGGCCCGCCAGGCGCAGTGGCTCAACCAGTACCGCCAGTACGCGATCGTCATCGAAGGCCATGCCGACGAGCGCGGCACGCGTGAGTACAATCTGGCGCTGGGCGCCCGCCGCGCCGCCGCCACGCGCGACTTCCTGGTCTCCAAGGGCGTCTCCGCCGGCCGCTTGAAGACGATTTCCTACGGCAAGGAGCGTCCGGTCGCGGTCTGCGACGACATCTCCTGCTGGTCGCAGAACCGCCGCGCCGTCACCACGCTTTCCGGCGCCGGCTCCTGA
- a CDS encoding outer membrane protein yields MISRSRIASALAATILLPMTPALAADYDPPVYADQAPDYQPVEVGSGWYLRGDVAYLPQKSFKNGDFTFPSAIASASFSESEDAYFASVGFGYHFNDYLRADLNLGYLPGNKASFSYDDTATVVAPATATVGAGSLKNYAFSGILNGYVDLGTYVGVTPYIGAGIGIVQSKYSLSADYFTDNGDASDDFSQRSSKTKYSLAYTLNAGLAYQVSKNVLIDLGYQYFSAPDAEYVTAASLNSFPVHKGISNHQIKLGLRYDLW; encoded by the coding sequence ATGATATCCAGATCGCGTATCGCGTCAGCGCTTGCCGCAACCATCCTGTTGCCGATGACGCCGGCGCTGGCGGCGGACTACGATCCGCCGGTCTATGCCGACCAGGCGCCGGACTACCAGCCGGTCGAGGTCGGCTCGGGCTGGTACCTGCGCGGCGATGTCGCCTATCTGCCGCAGAAGAGCTTCAAAAACGGGGATTTCACCTTCCCGTCAGCGATCGCCAGCGCAAGCTTCAGCGAGAGCGAGGACGCCTATTTCGCGAGCGTCGGCTTCGGGTATCATTTCAATGACTATCTCCGCGCCGATCTCAACCTCGGATACCTGCCCGGCAACAAAGCCAGCTTCAGCTATGACGACACAGCCACCGTGGTGGCGCCGGCAACGGCGACCGTGGGAGCCGGAAGCCTCAAGAACTATGCCTTCTCAGGCATATTGAACGGCTATGTCGACCTTGGCACGTATGTCGGCGTCACGCCCTATATTGGCGCTGGTATCGGCATCGTTCAAAGCAAATACAGCCTTTCGGCGGACTATTTCACTGACAACGGTGACGCAAGCGACGACTTCTCTCAGCGCAGCAGCAAAACAAAATATTCCTTGGCATACACATTGAACGCCGGCCTTGCCTATCAGGTCTCGAAGAATGTCCTGATCGATCTTGGCTATCAGTATTTCTCCGCGCCCGATGCCGAATATGTTACGGCCGCAAGCCTGAATTCCTTCCCAGTCCACAAAGGCATCAGCAACCATCAGATCAAGCTTGGGCTGCGTTACGATCTCTGGTGA
- the ftsH gene encoding ATP-dependent zinc metalloprotease FtsH encodes MNPNYRNLALWAIIAVLLIALFNLFQTPQTRGATTDIAYSQFLQDVASGRVKSVTIAGARIFGNYTDNANGFQTYSPGDPSLVSRLQDKNVTITAKPETDGSNSLFGYLISWLPMILILGVWIFFMRQMQSGSGRAMGFGKSKAKLLTEAHGRVTFQDVAGVDEAKEDLEEIVEFLRDPQKFQRLGGKIPRGVLLVGPPGTGKTLLARSVAGEANVPFFTISGSDFVEMFVGVGASRVRDMFDQAKKNAPCIIFIDEIDAVGRHRGAGLGGGNDEREQTLNQLLVEMDGFESNESIILIAATNRPDVLDPALLRPGRFDRQVVVPNPDIVGREKILKVHVRNVPLAPNVDLKVVARGTPGFSGADLMNLVNESALMAARRNKRLVTMAEFEDAKDKIMMGAERRSSAMTQAEKELTAYHEAGHAILALNVPSADPLHKATIIPRGRALGMVMQLPEGDRYSMSYKYMVSRLAIMMGGRVAEEFKFGKENITSGASSDIEQATKLARAMVTRWGFSDKLGHVAYGDNQEEVFLGHSVARTQNISEETAQIIDAEVRRLIDDAYSTAKTILTKKKKEWIALAEGLLEYETLSGDEIKQLIAGNKPARDLGDDTPPSRGSAVPKAGTGGRRKKGPEPEGGMEPQPQG; translated from the coding sequence ATGAATCCGAATTATCGCAACCTCGCGCTCTGGGCGATCATAGCGGTCCTGCTCATCGCCCTGTTCAATCTTTTCCAGACGCCCCAGACGCGCGGTGCCACGACGGATATCGCCTATTCGCAGTTCCTGCAGGATGTCGCGTCCGGCCGGGTCAAGAGCGTGACCATCGCCGGCGCCCGCATCTTCGGCAACTACACGGACAACGCCAATGGCTTCCAGACCTACTCGCCCGGCGACCCGTCGCTGGTCTCCAGGCTGCAGGACAAGAACGTCACCATCACCGCCAAGCCCGAAACCGACGGCTCCAATTCGCTGTTCGGCTATCTGATCTCGTGGCTGCCGATGATCCTGATCCTCGGCGTATGGATATTCTTCATGCGGCAGATGCAATCAGGCTCCGGCCGCGCCATGGGCTTCGGCAAGTCGAAGGCCAAGCTTTTGACCGAGGCGCATGGCCGCGTCACCTTCCAGGACGTCGCCGGCGTCGACGAGGCCAAGGAGGACCTCGAAGAGATCGTCGAATTCCTGCGCGATCCGCAGAAATTCCAGCGCCTCGGCGGCAAGATCCCGCGCGGCGTGCTCTTGGTCGGCCCGCCCGGCACCGGCAAGACGCTGCTCGCCCGCTCCGTCGCCGGCGAAGCCAACGTGCCGTTCTTCACCATTTCCGGCTCGGACTTCGTCGAGATGTTCGTCGGCGTCGGCGCATCGCGTGTGCGCGACATGTTCGACCAGGCCAAGAAGAACGCGCCCTGTATCATCTTCATCGACGAAATCGATGCCGTCGGCCGCCATCGCGGCGCCGGCCTCGGCGGCGGCAATGACGAGCGCGAGCAGACGCTGAACCAGCTGCTGGTCGAGATGGACGGTTTCGAATCCAACGAAAGCATCATCCTTATCGCCGCCACCAACCGGCCCGACGTGCTCGACCCGGCGCTGCTGAGGCCTGGCCGTTTCGACCGCCAGGTCGTGGTGCCGAACCCCGACATCGTCGGACGCGAGAAGATCCTCAAGGTGCATGTCCGCAACGTGCCGCTGGCGCCTAATGTCGACCTCAAGGTGGTTGCGCGCGGCACGCCGGGCTTTTCCGGCGCCGATCTGATGAACCTCGTCAACGAATCCGCGCTGATGGCGGCGCGCCGCAACAAGCGGCTCGTCACCATGGCCGAGTTCGAGGATGCCAAGGACAAGATCATGATGGGCGCCGAGCGCCGCTCGTCGGCCATGACGCAGGCCGAGAAGGAGCTCACCGCCTATCACGAGGCCGGCCACGCGATCCTGGCGCTCAACGTGCCGTCCGCCGATCCGCTGCACAAGGCGACGATCATCCCGCGTGGCCGCGCGCTCGGCATGGTCATGCAGCTGCCGGAAGGCGACCGCTATTCGATGAGCTACAAATACATGGTCTCGCGGCTCGCCATCATGATGGGCGGCCGCGTCGCCGAGGAATTCAAGTTCGGCAAGGAGAACATCACCTCCGGCGCCTCCTCCGACATCGAGCAGGCGACCAAGCTGGCACGCGCCATGGTCACGCGCTGGGGCTTCTCCGACAAGCTCGGCCACGTCGCCTATGGCGACAACCAGGAAGAGGTCTTCCTCGGCCATTCGGTGGCGCGCACGCAGAACATCTCGGAAGAGACCGCCCAGATCATCGACGCCGAAGTGCGCCGGCTGATCGACGACGCCTATTCGACCGCGAAGACCATCCTGACCAAGAAGAAGAAGGAATGGATCGCGCTCGCCGAAGGGCTGCTCGAATACGAGACGCTGTCGGGCGACGAGATCAAGCAGCTGATCGCGGGCAACAAGCCCGCCCGCGACCTCGGCGACGATACTCCGCCCAGCCGCGGCTCGGCCGTGCCGAAGGCCGGCACCGGCGGCCGCCGCAAGAAGGGCCCTGAGCCCGAAGGCGGCATGGAACCGCAGCCGCAGGGCTGA
- the tilS gene encoding tRNA lysidine(34) synthetase TilS, whose translation MLTPDTKTHLSDHLFFDLDFSTGAVAAVSGGSDSTALLILLKDYFDRTASGARLLAVTVDHGLRPGSAVEARQVARFCAERGIAHRILPWRGDKPATGLPAAAREARYRLLAEAAGAEGIKLILTGHTADDQAETVLMRQARDEEGRGLAGMAPATLHDWRIWIVRPLLGIRRGMLRAMLRARDIGWIEDPTNVDIRFERPRVRAKLGQGDGERRIAEALARSQQAALERHDIGRRAAVLIDAFADRPVPGLIRLDREFTEHEDGQAALYALRILLAAVGGMSFLADEARCAALLFRLRSAPLCATLSRTVVDARRTGIFLRRENRNLPAALPPSDNQLWDNRRRITLKDGPGGLVIAPLGSAAARKAPLSEDIPPSLSRAALAAEPALWSGDERLDFTGGDAGPRAISMVPVVAPFARFLPSFDLAPAAAAADLVGALPPPAPPFHGHDGGRGWAKA comes from the coding sequence GTGCTGACGCCCGATACCAAAACTCACCTTTCAGACCACCTTTTCTTCGACCTAGACTTTTCGACCGGCGCCGTTGCGGCCGTGTCCGGCGGCAGCGACTCGACCGCCCTGCTTATTCTCCTCAAGGATTACTTCGATCGGACCGCATCGGGCGCCAGGCTGCTCGCGGTGACCGTCGATCATGGCCTAAGGCCAGGCTCGGCCGTCGAGGCGCGGCAGGTTGCCCGTTTCTGCGCCGAGCGCGGCATCGCGCATCGCATTCTTCCCTGGCGCGGCGACAAGCCCGCGACCGGTCTGCCGGCCGCCGCGCGCGAGGCGCGCTACAGGCTGCTTGCCGAAGCGGCCGGCGCCGAAGGCATCAAGCTGATCCTGACCGGCCATACCGCCGACGACCAGGCCGAGACGGTGCTGATGCGGCAGGCCCGCGACGAGGAAGGCCGGGGCCTTGCCGGCATGGCGCCCGCCACGCTGCACGACTGGCGGATATGGATCGTCCGGCCGCTGCTAGGCATCAGGCGCGGGATGTTGCGCGCCATGCTGCGGGCTCGCGACATCGGCTGGATCGAGGACCCTACCAATGTCGATATCCGGTTCGAGCGGCCGCGCGTGCGGGCAAAGCTCGGGCAGGGTGATGGCGAACGGCGGATCGCGGAAGCGTTGGCACGGTCACAGCAGGCGGCTCTCGAGCGCCACGACATCGGCCGCCGCGCCGCCGTGCTCATCGACGCGTTTGCCGACAGGCCGGTTCCGGGCCTCATCCGCCTCGACCGCGAGTTTACCGAGCATGAGGATGGCCAAGCCGCCCTCTATGCGCTGCGCATCCTGTTGGCCGCTGTCGGCGGCATGTCGTTCCTCGCCGACGAGGCGCGCTGCGCCGCGCTGCTTTTCCGCCTGCGGTCGGCTCCGCTTTGCGCCACATTGTCGCGGACGGTGGTCGACGCGCGCCGAACCGGCATTTTCCTGCGCCGCGAGAACCGCAACCTGCCCGCTGCCCTGCCGCCGTCGGATAACCAGCTTTGGGACAACCGGCGACGCATCACTTTGAAAGACGGGCCGGGCGGCTTGGTGATCGCGCCGCTGGGGTCCGCCGCTGCCAGGAAAGCGCCTTTGAGCGAGGATATCCCACCAAGCCTTTCGCGCGCCGCGCTTGCCGCGGAGCCCGCGCTGTGGTCCGGAGACGAACGCCTTGATTTCACTGGCGGGGATGCCGGCCCGCGGGCGATCTCGATGGTCCCAGTGGTAGCCCCTTTCGCCCGCTTCCTGCCGTCCTTCGATCTCGCGCCCGCCGCCGCCGCGGCGGACCTTGTCGGCGCGCTGCCGCCGCCGGCGCCGCCATTCCACGGCCATGATGGCGGCCGAGGGTGGGCGAAAGCTTAA
- a CDS encoding four helix bundle protein, which yields MEKEGSYIKRAKDLEVYRRAYAVSLDVHKATLVFPKIEQYALADQMRRSSKAICANLAEGFAKQTHSRPEFARFISMALGSCSEMETWISYAFDLDYITQAQRSEWLQSYAHIHGMLVNLRERLK from the coding sequence ATGGAGAAAGAGGGTAGCTACATCAAGCGCGCGAAGGATCTGGAGGTCTATAGGCGTGCTTATGCAGTTTCCCTCGACGTCCATAAAGCCACACTCGTTTTCCCGAAAATCGAGCAATACGCGCTGGCTGATCAAATGCGTCGATCCAGCAAGGCGATATGCGCCAATCTGGCTGAGGGCTTCGCCAAACAGACCCATTCCAGGCCCGAATTCGCGCGGTTCATCTCGATGGCTCTGGGATCGTGCAGCGAAATGGAAACGTGGATTTCTTACGCGTTCGACCTTGACTACATCACACAAGCGCAGCGCAGCGAATGGCTGCAATCATATGCTCACATCCATGGAATGCTGGTGAATCTGAGGGAAAGATTGAAGTGA
- a CDS encoding outer membrane protein, producing the protein MFKTARMALLAALFAGLAGPLFAADLPEPQIEEAPPPVVEQQPIDVGGWYIRGDIDYHWSHFGGSDYTTYNAAAPQIPGSFATGKLKGSFSAGAGVGYQVNQYFRTDVTFDWMGKSDFQGSTNGFCATPTVHACTSSDTSSYSAMLLLANAYVDIGTWHGVTPYVGAGIGGAWVKWDTLHNTDDDGSFEHSGGKGWRFAYALMAGASYCLTDQVKLDVGYRYSHINGGKMFEYASDSNVGPGYDHGISVHEVRGGLRYQFGQSDCAPPPEPYQPEPIYTK; encoded by the coding sequence ATGTTCAAAACAGCAAGAATGGCATTGCTTGCCGCGCTGTTCGCGGGCTTGGCCGGACCGCTCTTCGCGGCCGACCTCCCCGAACCGCAAATCGAAGAGGCACCGCCGCCGGTCGTCGAACAGCAGCCGATCGATGTCGGCGGCTGGTACATCCGCGGCGACATCGACTATCACTGGTCACACTTCGGCGGTTCCGATTACACCACCTACAACGCGGCAGCACCGCAGATTCCCGGCAGCTTCGCCACCGGCAAGCTGAAGGGTTCCTTCTCCGCCGGCGCCGGCGTCGGCTATCAGGTCAATCAGTATTTCCGCACCGATGTCACCTTCGACTGGATGGGCAAGTCCGATTTCCAAGGCTCTACCAATGGCTTCTGTGCCACACCTACGGTACATGCCTGCACTTCCAGCGACACGAGTTCCTACAGCGCCATGCTGCTTCTGGCCAACGCCTATGTCGACATCGGCACATGGCACGGCGTTACGCCTTATGTCGGTGCCGGCATCGGCGGCGCCTGGGTCAAATGGGATACGCTGCACAACACCGATGACGATGGCTCATTCGAGCACAGCGGCGGCAAGGGCTGGCGCTTCGCCTATGCCCTCATGGCCGGCGCTTCCTACTGCCTGACCGATCAGGTCAAGCTCGATGTCGGTTACCGTTACAGCCACATCAATGGCGGCAAGATGTTCGAATACGCTTCGGACAGCAACGTAGGCCCGGGCTACGATCACGGCATCAGCGTGCATGAAGTTCGCGGTGGCCTCCGCTACCAGTTCGGCCAGTCCGACTGCGCTCCGCCGCCAGAGCCCTACCAGCCGGAACCGATCTACACCAAGTAA
- a CDS encoding phosphoserine transaminase, with protein MTTLTKPGLRPANPNFSSGPCAKRPGWSVEALKAAALGRSHRAKIGKSKLEQAIELTREILKVPADYRIGIVPASDTGAVEMALWSLLGKRGVDMVAWESFGSGWVTDVVKQLKLADMRKIEAGYGELPDLTQIDFDRDVVFTWNGTTSGVRVPNGDFIPTNRKGLTICDATSAAFAQRLDFEKLDVVTFSWQKVLGGEGAHGMLILSPRAVARLETYKPAWPLPKIFRLTSGGKLIEGIFKGETINTPSMLCVEDYLDALHWAKSIGGLEALIARADANAAVLDRFADKSAWLGHLAVDPATRSNTSVCLSFTDAQVAALDADGQAAFAKGIVSSLDKEGVAYDIGSYRDAPPGLRIWCGATVETADLEALLPWLDWAFATQKASLKAAA; from the coding sequence ATGACGACGCTTACCAAGCCCGGACTCCGTCCGGCAAACCCCAATTTCTCTTCAGGTCCTTGCGCAAAACGCCCCGGCTGGTCGGTCGAGGCGCTCAAAGCTGCCGCGCTCGGGCGCTCGCACCGCGCCAAGATCGGCAAAAGCAAGCTCGAGCAGGCGATCGAGCTGACGCGCGAAATCCTCAAGGTTCCCGCGGACTACCGCATCGGCATCGTGCCGGCGTCGGATACCGGCGCTGTCGAGATGGCGCTGTGGTCGCTGCTCGGCAAGCGTGGCGTCGACATGGTCGCCTGGGAAAGTTTCGGCTCCGGCTGGGTGACCGATGTCGTCAAGCAGCTGAAGCTCGCCGACATGCGCAAGATCGAGGCCGGCTACGGCGAACTGCCCGACCTGACCCAGATCGACTTCGACCGCGACGTCGTCTTCACCTGGAACGGCACGACCTCGGGCGTGCGTGTGCCGAATGGCGATTTCATTCCTACGAACCGCAAGGGCCTGACCATCTGCGACGCGACGTCGGCCGCCTTCGCGCAGCGGCTCGATTTCGAAAAGCTCGATGTGGTCACCTTTTCCTGGCAGAAGGTGCTGGGCGGCGAGGGCGCGCATGGCATGCTGATCCTCAGCCCGCGCGCCGTCGCCCGGCTGGAGACCTACAAGCCGGCCTGGCCGCTGCCGAAGATCTTCCGCCTGACCTCGGGCGGCAAGCTGATCGAAGGCATCTTCAAGGGCGAGACCATCAACACGCCGTCGATGCTGTGCGTCGAGGATTATCTCGACGCGCTCCACTGGGCGAAGTCGATCGGCGGGCTCGAGGCGCTGATTGCCCGCGCGGACGCCAATGCCGCGGTGCTCGACCGGTTCGCCGACAAGTCGGCGTGGCTCGGCCACCTCGCCGTCGATCCGGCGACGCGCTCGAACACGTCCGTGTGCCTTTCGTTCACCGACGCGCAAGTGGCGGCGCTCGATGCGGACGGGCAGGCGGCCTTCGCCAAGGGTATCGTGTCTTCGCTCGACAAGGAGGGCGTCGCCTACGACATCGGCTCCTACCGCGACGCGCCGCCCGGCCTGCGCATCTGGTGCGGCGCCACCGTCGAGACCGCCGATCTCGAAGCGTTGCTGCCCTGGCTCGACTGGGCCTTCGCCACGCAAAAGGCGTCGCTCAAGGCAGCGGCCTGA
- the glmM gene encoding phosphoglucosamine mutase has protein sequence MAGQYFGTDGIRGRANKFPMTAEVAMRVGMAAGLSFQRGNHRHRVVLGKDTRLSGYMIENAMVAGLCAAGMDVFLLGPIPTPAVAMLVRSLRADIGVMISASHNPYYDNGIKLFGPDGYKLSDEIEERIEGMLDKDIELALADSDGLGRAKRVDGVHDRYIEFAKRTLPRSMSLSGLRIVVDCANGAAYKVAPEALWELGAEVVAINVEPNGFNINKECGSTHPAGLQKKVHEVRADIGIALDGDADRVVIVDENGAIVDGDQIMALIAESWHQSGRLAGGGVVSTVMSNLGLERFLGDMKLQLHRTKVGDRYVVEHMRAHGLNVGGEQSGHIVLSDFSTTGDGLVSALQVLACIKRQNRPVSELSKKFEPVPQLLKNVRISGGKPLEEAPVKAAIEEGRNRLGTSGRLVIRPSGTEPLIRVMAEGDDPQLVEAVVNDIVGILQDTRSAA, from the coding sequence ATGGCAGGTCAGTATTTCGGCACCGACGGTATCCGCGGACGCGCCAACAAATTTCCGATGACGGCCGAGGTCGCCATGCGCGTCGGCATGGCTGCCGGGCTCTCCTTCCAGCGCGGCAATCATCGTCACCGTGTCGTGCTCGGCAAGGACACGCGGCTTTCCGGCTACATGATCGAGAACGCGATGGTGGCGGGCCTGTGCGCCGCCGGCATGGACGTCTTCCTGCTCGGTCCCATACCGACGCCTGCGGTCGCGATGCTGGTGCGCTCACTGCGCGCCGACATCGGCGTGATGATCTCGGCCTCGCACAATCCCTACTACGACAACGGCATCAAGCTCTTCGGTCCCGACGGGTACAAGCTCTCCGACGAGATCGAGGAGCGCATCGAAGGCATGCTCGACAAGGACATCGAGCTGGCGCTCGCCGATTCCGACGGGCTCGGCCGGGCCAAGCGCGTCGACGGCGTGCATGATCGCTATATCGAATTCGCCAAGCGCACGCTGCCGCGCTCGATGTCGCTTTCGGGCCTGCGGATCGTCGTCGACTGCGCGAACGGCGCAGCCTACAAGGTGGCGCCCGAGGCGCTGTGGGAACTCGGCGCCGAGGTGGTGGCGATCAATGTCGAGCCGAACGGCTTCAACATCAACAAGGAATGCGGCTCGACCCATCCGGCCGGCCTGCAGAAGAAGGTGCACGAAGTGCGCGCCGACATCGGCATCGCGCTCGACGGCGACGCCGACCGCGTCGTCATCGTCGACGAGAACGGCGCGATCGTCGACGGCGACCAGATCATGGCGCTGATCGCCGAATCTTGGCACCAGAGCGGAAGGTTGGCCGGCGGCGGCGTCGTCTCCACCGTGATGTCCAATCTCGGCCTGGAGCGCTTCCTCGGCGACATGAAGCTGCAGCTGCACCGGACCAAGGTCGGCGACCGCTATGTGGTCGAGCATATGCGCGCGCACGGCTTGAATGTCGGCGGCGAGCAGTCCGGCCATATCGTGCTTTCCGATTTCTCGACCACTGGCGACGGCCTCGTCTCGGCGCTGCAGGTGCTGGCCTGCATCAAGCGGCAGAACCGCCCGGTCAGCGAGCTGTCGAAGAAGTTCGAGCCGGTGCCGCAGCTTCTGAAGAATGTCCGCATCTCGGGCGGCAAGCCGCTGGAGGAAGCGCCGGTCAAGGCGGCGATCGAGGAAGGGCGCAACCGGCTCGGCACATCCGGCCGCCTCGTCATCCGGCCCTCCGGCACCGAGCCGCTCATCCGCGTCATGGCCGAGGGCGACGATCCGCAACTGGTCGAAGCGGTCGTCAACGACATCGTCGGCATCCTGCAGGACACCCGCAGCGCCGCCTGA
- the ybgF gene encoding tol-pal system protein YbgF translates to MHFRTVLSGTLALLLVSSLPSLAASADSAGRASDSGFTFRLPTLGIFGDKKKPEQAQIAQQDGGAGMTGLEDQLRQMNGKIEELNFQILQMQEQMRKQQEDNEFRFQQLEGGSQGGAKPAGQKKSEAAPQDGDSNDGNTNLGDAGTGQSGTGDAGTDNGVAQAPATQAPADTGAQNGGKSVGDVIVESQTGDPGKLITGAPPKNFGTITVDKNGNVVNAETGSQAGAPAEAPAATASAPSAETPAKKNKAGDTQVAALPSTNDPDELYRNSYQFILSGDYPTAEQGFRDHISRFPKDAKAADAHYWLGESLLGQQKYRDAAEIFLAASKEYPKAKKAPDMLLKLGVSLVGLKQNDVACATFSEIGKRYPDVSGALKERIKQEKALAAC, encoded by the coding sequence ATGCATTTCAGAACGGTCCTGAGCGGCACGCTTGCGCTGCTGCTCGTATCAAGCCTCCCAAGCCTTGCCGCCTCGGCTGACAGTGCCGGGCGGGCCTCCGACAGCGGGTTCACCTTCCGTCTGCCGACGCTTGGCATCTTCGGCGACAAGAAGAAGCCGGAACAGGCGCAGATCGCGCAGCAGGATGGCGGCGCTGGCATGACTGGCCTGGAGGACCAGCTTCGCCAGATGAACGGCAAGATCGAGGAGCTCAATTTCCAGATCCTGCAGATGCAGGAACAGATGCGCAAGCAGCAGGAAGACAATGAGTTCCGTTTCCAGCAGCTCGAGGGCGGTTCGCAAGGAGGCGCCAAGCCGGCCGGGCAGAAGAAATCGGAAGCCGCGCCCCAGGACGGGGACAGCAACGACGGCAACACCAATCTCGGCGATGCCGGCACTGGTCAATCCGGCACCGGCGACGCCGGAACCGACAACGGCGTCGCCCAGGCTCCGGCGACGCAGGCGCCGGCCGACACCGGCGCGCAAAACGGCGGCAAAAGCGTTGGCGACGTCATCGTGGAATCGCAGACCGGCGATCCCGGCAAGCTGATCACCGGCGCGCCGCCGAAGAATTTCGGCACCATCACCGTTGACAAGAACGGCAATGTGGTCAATGCCGAGACCGGTTCGCAGGCCGGCGCGCCGGCGGAAGCCCCGGCGGCCACCGCAAGCGCTCCTTCCGCCGAGACGCCGGCCAAGAAGAACAAGGCCGGCGACACGCAAGTTGCCGCGCTGCCGTCGACCAACGATCCCGACGAGCTCTACCGCAACTCCTACCAGTTCATCCTGTCGGGCGATTACCCGACCGCCGAGCAGGGTTTTCGCGATCATATTTCGCGCTTCCCCAAGGACGCCAAGGCGGCGGATGCGCATTACTGGCTGGGCGAGTCGCTGCTCGGCCAGCAGAAATACCGTGACGCGGCCGAGATATTCCTCGCCGCCAGCAAGGAATACCCGAAGGCCAAGAAGGCGCCCGACATGCTGCTCAAGCTCGGCGTTTCGCTGGTCGGCCTGAAGCAGAACGACGTGGCCTGCGCCACCTTCAGCGAGATCGGCAAGCGCTATCCCGACGTTTCCGGCGCGCTCAAGGAACGCATCAAGCAGGAAAAGGCGCTGGCGGCGTGCTGA